The genomic DNA ACATTTCATCTGTGCGGCCGGTCTCTTCCCCGACAGCTATCATATGCGAGATCATCGGAGGAAAAAGTTTTTTCTCCCTCATAATGGAGTTCATCGATGCCCCTGTAACGGCTGTATCTCTCATCTGTACGAATGCATTTCTGATCTTGCTGTTTAAGGCGACATTCCCTGCCATTTCAAGAGACTGAAGGACCGGGATACCGGAGCGGAGCAACGATGACATAGTCCGGAATGAGCGAGAGACAGACGCTTTGAATATTATGTCCCCAAAGACCGGCACCTTTAAAATAGCGGCGTCGATTATAAGCTCAAGCGACTTTGATTTTCTCAGTACATATACGGCGACAGCAAAAGCAGCGATCGCCGCAGGTATATAATACCAGTTGCCCCTGGCCCAGGTCCCGAGCGCAAAAGTCCACTGTGTCAGTATAGGCATCTTTACGTTAAGGTTCTGAAAGGCCCTTTGAAATTGAGGTATGACAACAACGACCATCACACCCAGAACTATCAGCGCGATAGCCATTACAACAGACGGATACGTAAGGGCCGATATTATCTTTTTGCGCAGAACATCCTGATCCTCAAGAAACCCGGCCAGTTTCAAAAGACTTTCGTCCAATGTGCCTGATTCCTCGCCTGCTCTTACTAAAGCTGTTACCAGTGGGTCAAAACACTTCGGATGTTCTGCGATGGCGGCGCCAAAAGTTGCCCCTGAACTGACCCTGAAATATATTCTGGAAATAATGTGCCTGAACCTCTTGTTGGATGTCTGTTCCGTGAGTATCTCCAAAGAGGCGGATATCGGGATCCCGGCAGATATCATTGTAGCGAGCTGTCTGAAAAAAACCGCCTTGTCACGGAGCTTGATACGCGGCGAAAAAAAGGATGGAACGTGCAGATCGATATCCTTCTTTCCAATTACAGATTCACCGATCTGTAACGCAACCTCATATGTCCTTGATATATCTATTGGGACCCAGCCCTTATCGCGCATCCAGGCTATGAGTTCTGCTTCATTATTCGCCGCCTGTGTGCCGCTGATGGTTTTGCCATTTGAAGCTTTAGCCTTATAACGGAAATCCAAGGACCCCACCTGCCGTCTATTAGACGTATATATAATTCCGGAGAAAAATATCCGGAGGGAAAATATCGACACCATAGTTTATTTACTGGCATAACAGTATATTGTATAATGGTTTCAATTGCAACTAAATACAAAGTGTATATCATACATACGCTTGAATATCTTTCTGCAGACTGTTTGTTCTTCAATATACGGCAACTGGACAAAAAAATGGCAGGCCTGAGTTAAGTCATGTTGTACCAATTGTTCCCAAAGATTATACTTGCGAAGATATGAGGTGGTATTTGAATGATCCCAATGCAGCCGACGGAGGACCGTCACTCCGGTGCGGCACTCATCGCAATAGTATTGGCAGGTTTTATGCTCCTGACCCTGCTCTGTGCGGTTGCGTTCACAATATCTGCACGGACGATGCGCGTTGAAGAATGGCAGACGCTGCACGACAAAAAGGTCCGGCTTGACTATCTGGCCTGCTCTTCCGCGAATGCAGTCATTGAGGCGCTCAGCGCCGATAAGAGTTGTTTTGGAACTGATCCCGCCGATAAAACAGGCAAAGCAGACATCACCGATTACGATTACGGCCTGAGCGCTTCAGTCGAAATAAGCATCACCGGCGATGTCAACAGCCGCGTTCTGATCACATCAAAAGCCTCAGGGGCAGATACTCTGTCTTCGACTGTAACAGCTGACTTCGACACTTTAAATAAAAAGGTTCTATCGTGGGGCGGAATAGAATGAGACGGCGCGGTGCATTTCTTATTGAAATGCTTATAGCAATATTCATCTTCACAATAGCGATCGCTGCTGTCGTATCTACCCTCGGCATAAGCGTGAAGCTTATAACAAACTCCGGTATTTCAGTGAAATCCAGACAGAACACGATAAACTCCGTCGAAACGGATCTCCTGAAACGAGCGCTTATACATGAAGGGTCACCGTCCGGAGTATTACTGGCATCAGGTACTATGTCCATCGGCGGCGGCAATTTAGAATACTCCCTCTATCGTTACTCGGCAGAGGGTAAAAAAGGCAGTTCCTTTTACGTGATACAAAGGAAGGACAGTTTGCCGTGAGACACCGCCCGGCCATGTC from Synergistaceae bacterium includes the following:
- a CDS encoding type II secretion system F family protein, with translation MDFRYKAKASNGKTISGTQAANNEAELIAWMRDKGWVPIDISRTYEVALQIGESVIGKKDIDLHVPSFFSPRIKLRDKAVFFRQLATMISAGIPISASLEILTEQTSNKRFRHIISRIYFRVSSGATFGAAIAEHPKCFDPLVTALVRAGEESGTLDESLLKLAGFLEDQDVLRKKIISALTYPSVVMAIALIVLGVMVVVVIPQFQRAFQNLNVKMPILTQWTFALGTWARGNWYYIPAAIAAFAVAVYVLRKSKSLELIIDAAILKVPVFGDIIFKASVSRSFRTMSSLLRSGIPVLQSLEMAGNVALNSKIRNAFVQMRDTAVTGASMNSIMREKKLFPPMISHMIAVGEETGRTDEMFDKIADWYESELSEKIKRLSSILEPVMVVFVGIIVGFMVLAIFLPIISAIQAFM